The following are encoded in a window of Sminthopsis crassicaudata isolate SCR6 chromosome 3, ASM4859323v1, whole genome shotgun sequence genomic DNA:
- the LOC141561606 gene encoding 7-methylguanosine phosphate-specific 5'-nucleotidase-like, which translates to MKATVLMRHPQQVQEIIRSLRKGGPHRLQVISDFDMTLTRFGFNGKRCPTSYNILDNSKLISEDCQKKLKDLLHYYYPIEIDPNRTVKEKFPLMVEWWTKAHNLLCQQKIQKYQIAQIVRDSDAMLREGYETFFNTLYRSNVPLLIFSAGIGDILEEIIRQMNVFHPNIHVVSNYMDFDESGYLQGFKGQLIHTYNKNSSVLDDSKYFEQLQAKTNILLLGDSMGDLTMADGVSSVGNILKIGFLNDKVEERRERYLDSYDIVLEKDETLDVVNGILTHILCEDDQAGMQES; encoded by the coding sequence ATGAAGGCCACAGTTCTCATGCGGCACCCCCAGCAGGTCCAGGAGATCATCCGCTCCCTCCGGAAGGGAGGGCCTCACAGATTGCAGGTCATTTCTGATTTTGACATGACCCTGACTAGATTTGGATTTAATGGAAAGCGTTGCCCCACATCGTACAATATCCTAGATAACAGCAAACTCATCAGTGAGGACTGTCAGAAAAAGTTAAAGGATCTCCTTCACTACTATTACCCAATTGAGATTGATCCGAACAGGACGGTCAAAGAGAAGTTCCCTCTTATGGTAGAATGGTGGACGAAAGCCCACAATCTCCTGTGTCAACAGAAGATTCAGAAGTACCAGATAGCCCAAATTGTTAGAGATTCAGATGCAATGCTCAGGGAGGGATATGAGACATTTTTCAACACACTCTATCGAAGCAATGTTCCCCTTCTCATCTTTTCTGCTGGTATTGGAGACATTTTGGAAGAAATTATTAGGCAGATGAATGTTTTCCATCCCAACATCCATGTTGTGTCTAATTACATGGACTTTGATGAAAGTGGCTACCTGCAGGGATTCAAAGGTCAACTCATCCATACATATAACAAGAATAGTTCAGTCCTGGATGACTCCAAATACTTTGAACAGCTTCAAGCTAAGACTAACATTCTCCTGCTGGGCGACTCCATGGGTGACCTGACTATGGCTGATGGGGTGTCCAGTGTGGGAAACATCCTTAAGATTGGCTTCCTGAATGACAAGGTAGAGGAACGGAGAGAGCGCTATCTGGATTCCTACGATATTGTGCTGGAGAAGGACGAGACCCTGGATGTGGTCAATGGAATCCTAACCCACATCTTGTGTGAGGATGACCAGGCAGGAATGCAGGAATCCTGA